In Lautropia mirabilis, one DNA window encodes the following:
- a CDS encoding U32 family peptidase has translation MSEPIQSRNPIRLSLGPIQFFWQKETLLEFYVSMLDAPVDTIYLGEVVCSRRQKMRFADWYGLAENLADSGKEVILSSQVLLESETDLRRLRKITGQDRFKVEANDMGAVRLAREHDIPFVAGASLNIYNETTLGVFRQLGAFRWVPPTELSHDKLATILAATEGIETELFGWGRMPLAYSSRCFTARHYNLNKDHCEFRCLDHEDGLVLKTREGKPFLTINGIQTMSYGSQTLLPHHQELQAMGVSLLRLSPQLHDMPEIIRLHRDVLDGKATWADVQPELTRLAVGTPVDGYWRGLPGIEALKEESHALA, from the coding sequence ATGAGCGAACCGATTCAATCCCGGAACCCGATCCGGCTGTCGCTGGGTCCCATCCAGTTCTTCTGGCAGAAGGAAACGCTGCTGGAGTTCTATGTCTCCATGCTGGATGCCCCGGTGGACACCATCTATCTGGGTGAAGTCGTGTGCTCACGCCGCCAGAAGATGCGCTTTGCCGACTGGTATGGCCTGGCCGAGAACCTGGCCGACAGCGGCAAGGAAGTCATCCTGTCGTCGCAGGTGCTGCTGGAAAGCGAGACCGACCTGCGGCGGCTGCGCAAGATCACCGGACAGGACCGCTTCAAGGTCGAGGCCAACGACATGGGCGCGGTACGGCTGGCCCGCGAGCACGATATCCCCTTCGTGGCCGGCGCCAGTCTCAACATCTACAACGAGACCACGCTGGGCGTGTTCCGCCAGCTGGGCGCGTTCCGCTGGGTGCCCCCCACCGAACTCAGCCACGACAAGCTGGCCACCATCCTGGCGGCCACCGAAGGCATCGAGACCGAACTGTTCGGCTGGGGCCGCATGCCGTTGGCCTACTCGTCACGCTGCTTCACCGCCCGCCACTACAACCTCAATAAGGACCACTGCGAATTCCGCTGCCTGGACCATGAGGACGGCCTGGTGCTGAAGACCCGGGAAGGCAAGCCGTTCCTCACCATCAACGGCATCCAGACCATGTCCTACGGCAGCCAGACCCTGCTGCCGCACCACCAGGAACTGCAGGCCATGGGCGTGAGCCTGCTGCGGCTCTCGCCCCAGCTGCACGACATGCCCGAGATCATCCGCCTGCACCGCGACGTGCTGGACGGCAAGGCCACCTGGGCCGACGTGCAGCCCGAACTCACCCGCCTGGCCGTGGGCACCCCTGTGGACGGCTACTGGCGCGGACTGCCCGGCATCGAGGCCCTGAAGGAGGAAAGCCATGCCCTTGCCTGA
- the ubiT gene encoding ubiquinone anaerobic biosynthesis accessory factor UbiT, with translation MPLPEIIAPAWVSRIVAHLPGRPPRLALVLALNTMLKKGLLPADMSLFAGRKFEIDVLDAGIKVRFGADDQKFLDQDYEGAPDLRLAANGIDFLRMMMREEDPDTLFFNRKLRIEGDTELGLITKNLLDSVDWPFSQWLLKRGMSA, from the coding sequence ATGCCCTTGCCTGAAATCATCGCCCCCGCCTGGGTGAGCCGCATCGTGGCCCACCTGCCCGGCCGGCCGCCGCGCCTTGCCTTGGTGCTGGCGCTGAACACCATGCTGAAGAAAGGCCTGCTGCCCGCCGACATGAGCCTCTTTGCCGGCCGGAAGTTCGAGATCGACGTGCTGGACGCCGGCATCAAGGTGCGCTTTGGCGCCGACGACCAGAAGTTCCTGGACCAGGACTATGAAGGCGCCCCCGACCTGCGACTGGCCGCCAACGGCATCGACTTCCTGCGCATGATGATGCGCGAGGAAGACCCCGACACCCTCTTCTTCAACCGCAAGCTGCGCATCGAGGGTGACACCGAACTGGGGCTCATCACCAAGAACCTGCTGGACAGCGTGGACTGGCCGTTCAGCCAGTGGCTGCTGAAACGGGGCATGTCGGCGTGA
- a CDS encoding pirin family protein produces the protein MQTLLLEGITMTATTSHTPNTSVNPMSGLATAPGGAATAGNAAASGATTTDIATTPKAVIHVGDKPPRHWVGDGFPVHGMFDYGQGADQRSPFLLMDYAAPTSFTPNSGHRRGVGAHPHRGFETVTIVYDGEVEHRDSTGAGGVIGAGDVQWMTAGGGIIHEEFHSDAYSRRGGPFQMVQLWVNLPARDKMTPARYQSITADTIPSVRLAGGAGQARIIAGRLEGHTGPAQTHTPMNVWDVRLSAGTEAKLPQPAGWTTLLLVQAGTVRVNGHAVGEGQLVTLTREGSGLTLEALDGDARVLLLAGEPIDEPVVGHGPFVMNSRDEIRQAIADFNSGRFGNMPR, from the coding sequence ATGCAAACGCTCCTCCTGGAGGGCATCACGATGACGGCAACGACTTCCCATACTCCGAACACCTCCGTGAACCCCATGTCCGGCCTGGCCACCGCCCCGGGTGGCGCCGCTACCGCAGGCAACGCTGCCGCTTCGGGAGCCACCACCACAGACATCGCCACCACCCCCAAGGCCGTGATCCACGTCGGCGACAAGCCCCCGCGCCACTGGGTGGGCGACGGTTTTCCCGTGCACGGCATGTTCGACTACGGGCAGGGCGCCGATCAGCGCAGCCCCTTCCTGCTGATGGACTATGCTGCCCCCACATCCTTCACCCCCAACAGCGGCCATCGCCGGGGCGTGGGCGCCCACCCGCACCGGGGCTTCGAGACCGTCACCATCGTCTACGACGGCGAAGTGGAACACCGCGATTCCACCGGCGCAGGTGGCGTGATCGGTGCCGGTGACGTGCAATGGATGACCGCCGGTGGCGGCATCATCCACGAAGAGTTCCATTCCGACGCCTACAGCCGGCGCGGCGGCCCCTTCCAGATGGTGCAGCTCTGGGTGAACCTGCCCGCCCGCGACAAGATGACCCCGGCGCGCTATCAGAGCATCACCGCCGACACCATCCCGTCCGTGCGGCTGGCAGGCGGGGCAGGGCAGGCACGCATCATCGCCGGCAGGCTGGAGGGACACACCGGACCGGCACAGACCCACACGCCCATGAATGTCTGGGACGTGCGCCTGTCGGCCGGCACCGAGGCCAAGCTGCCCCAGCCGGCCGGCTGGACCACCCTGCTGCTGGTGCAGGCCGGTACCGTGCGCGTCAACGGCCATGCCGTGGGCGAAGGGCAGCTGGTGACGCTCACCCGCGAGGGCAGTGGCCTGACGCTGGAGGCGCTGGACGGCGATGCCCGCGTGCTGTTGCTGGCCGGCGAGCCCATCGACGAACCGGTGGTGGGCCACGGCCCCTTCGTGATGAACAGCCGCGACGAGATCCGTCAGGCCATTGCCGACTTCAACAGCGGGCGCTTCGGCAACATGCCGCGATGA
- a CDS encoding CDP-6-deoxy-delta-3,4-glucoseen reductase has product MTYNVTISPSGRQFKVDIGTTVLEAALDQGIVLPYGCKDGACGACKSLVTDGSVEQGKHLPSALSSEEMTRGYALLCTATPTSDLTIEAAVVDGASDIPVRKLPCRVRSIEALAPDVRCIRLQLPFSERLEYLAGQYVDLIFPDGVRRSYSMATAPGTMEDVELHIRHLPGGHFTDRVFGVGSRPPLKEREIFRLEGPFGTFFLREDSDKAVVLLASGTGFAPIKAIVERITALQAAGRFRRPVRLYWGGRRPADLYHDALCRQWEKDLADFQYVPVLSDAKLEDGWTGRTGFVHLAVMADLPDMSGHEVYACGVPVMVESARRDFVAQCGLDGADFYADAFTSEADRQAAA; this is encoded by the coding sequence ATGACTTACAACGTGACGATCTCGCCCAGTGGCCGCCAGTTCAAGGTGGACATTGGCACCACGGTGCTGGAAGCCGCACTGGACCAGGGCATCGTGCTGCCCTATGGCTGCAAGGACGGCGCCTGTGGGGCGTGCAAGTCGCTGGTGACGGACGGTAGTGTAGAGCAGGGCAAGCACCTGCCGTCGGCGCTGTCGTCGGAAGAGATGACGCGGGGCTATGCGCTGCTGTGCACGGCCACGCCCACGTCGGACCTCACCATCGAGGCGGCGGTGGTGGACGGGGCCAGCGACATCCCGGTGCGCAAGCTGCCCTGTCGGGTGCGCTCCATCGAGGCGCTGGCACCGGACGTGCGCTGTATCCGGCTGCAGCTGCCGTTTTCCGAGCGACTGGAGTATCTGGCCGGCCAGTACGTGGATCTGATCTTCCCCGACGGCGTGCGGCGCAGCTATTCCATGGCCACGGCGCCCGGCACGATGGAGGACGTGGAGCTGCACATCCGCCACCTGCCGGGCGGGCATTTCACCGACCGGGTGTTCGGGGTGGGCTCGCGGCCGCCACTGAAGGAGCGCGAGATCTTCCGGCTGGAGGGGCCGTTCGGCACCTTCTTCCTGCGCGAGGACAGTGACAAGGCGGTGGTGCTGCTGGCCAGCGGCACGGGCTTTGCGCCCATCAAGGCCATTGTGGAGCGGATCACGGCGCTGCAGGCGGCCGGCCGCTTCCGGCGGCCGGTGCGGCTGTACTGGGGCGGACGGCGTCCGGCCGACCTCTACCACGACGCGCTGTGCCGCCAGTGGGAAAAGGATCTGGCCGACTTCCAGTATGTGCCGGTGCTGTCGGATGCGAAGCTCGAGGATGGCTGGACGGGGCGTACCGGTTTCGTGCACCTGGCCGTGATGGCCGATCTGCCCGACATGTCGGGGCACGAGGTCTATGCCTGTGGCGTGCCGGTGATGGTGGAATCGGCACGACGCGACTTCGTGGCGCAGTGCGGGCTGGATGGGGCCGATTTCTACGCCGACGCCTTCACGTCGGAGGCCGACCGGCAGGCGGCGGCCTGA
- a CDS encoding NAD-binding protein — protein MIKKKGQTPHYRPVPRRFRRQRLLIIGCGDIGQRVVQQLHHGWQVIGVARSDETLQKIRAAGAMAMQADDAHRLARWATHILHAAPPASRDGEVTDRLTRGWLQALTRARGQRASKASRPGRAHRLGARSMGTLLAVPAPATQARSRSQHQHAPAPRLVYLSTTGVYGDRGGAFTRESDTLQPLTDRARRRVDAERQVRFGIHCPDGSNAGSRRADAPHADSTRSDGAHRDSARLSGPRHHHLQQPPLPALVLRVPGIYAADRLPVERLRQQVPALVPADDVITNHIHADDLARIARTALLRGPRQRVINAVDDSQMTLGDYLDQVADRLGLPRPPRHSRAELARTLSEARMSFMRESRRLDTRRLKRELRVRLQWPTVAEFLARAPL, from the coding sequence ATGATCAAGAAGAAAGGCCAAACCCCGCATTATCGCCCAGTTCCCCGGCGTTTCCGCCGTCAACGATTGTTGATCATCGGCTGCGGCGACATCGGCCAGCGCGTGGTGCAGCAGCTGCACCACGGCTGGCAGGTCATCGGCGTGGCACGCAGCGACGAGACCCTGCAGAAGATCCGCGCAGCGGGCGCCATGGCCATGCAGGCTGATGACGCCCACCGCCTGGCCCGCTGGGCCACCCACATCCTGCACGCCGCCCCGCCCGCCAGCCGCGACGGCGAAGTGACCGACCGGCTGACACGAGGCTGGCTGCAGGCGCTGACCCGGGCGCGTGGCCAGCGCGCCAGCAAAGCTTCCCGCCCGGGCCGCGCCCACCGTCTGGGCGCCCGGTCGATGGGAACATTGCTTGCCGTGCCCGCCCCCGCCACCCAGGCCCGGAGCCGGAGCCAGCACCAGCACGCCCCAGCCCCACGCCTTGTCTACCTGTCCACCACCGGCGTCTACGGCGACCGGGGCGGCGCCTTCACCCGCGAGTCCGACACGCTGCAGCCGCTGACCGACCGCGCCCGCCGCCGGGTGGATGCCGAGCGGCAGGTGCGCTTTGGCATCCATTGCCCTGACGGTTCCAACGCGGGCAGCCGTCGCGCTGATGCCCCCCACGCCGACAGTACGCGCTCGGACGGCGCCCACCGGGACAGTGCCCGCCTCTCTGGGCCGCGCCACCATCACCTTCAGCAGCCGCCGCTGCCCGCCCTGGTTCTGCGCGTGCCCGGCATCTACGCCGCCGACCGCCTGCCTGTGGAGCGCCTGCGCCAGCAGGTGCCGGCCTTGGTGCCGGCCGACGACGTGATCACCAACCACATCCACGCCGACGACCTGGCCCGCATTGCCCGCACCGCCCTGCTGCGCGGCCCGCGCCAGCGCGTCATCAACGCCGTGGACGACAGCCAGATGACCCTGGGCGACTACCTGGACCAGGTGGCCGACCGCCTGGGCCTGCCCCGCCCCCCGCGCCACTCGCGCGCCGAACTGGCCCGGACCCTGTCCGAAGCGCGGATGAGCTTCATGCGCGAATCCCGCCGGCTGGACACCCGCCGCCTGAAGCGCGAGCTGCGCGTGCGGCTGCAGTGGCCAACCGTGGCGGAGTTTCTCGCCAGAGCGCCTCTCTGA
- a CDS encoding glutathione S-transferase family protein: MKLFYLPGACSMVPHTALQWIGQPYEAEAVTHAQIKEPAYLAMNPQGAVPLLVDGDLVLSQNVAILAYLDARFPEARLLGSDTIEGKARAWRWLAFLNSDVHKAFGQLFRTPPWAEDETVKNAMQQAARAQIAGMLKQADDQLANHAWLGGEEISVADIYLYVILRWANGLSVDLSQMNHLSEFQKRVAADPGVREICAQEGLQP; this comes from the coding sequence ATGAAACTCTTCTACCTGCCGGGCGCCTGCTCCATGGTGCCCCACACCGCCCTGCAATGGATCGGCCAGCCCTACGAGGCCGAAGCCGTCACCCACGCCCAGATCAAGGAACCCGCCTACCTGGCCATGAACCCCCAGGGGGCCGTGCCGCTGCTGGTGGACGGCGACCTCGTGCTGTCCCAGAACGTGGCCATCCTGGCCTACCTGGACGCGCGTTTCCCCGAAGCACGGCTGCTTGGCAGCGACACCATCGAAGGCAAGGCCCGCGCATGGCGCTGGCTGGCCTTCCTGAACTCCGACGTCCACAAGGCCTTCGGCCAGCTCTTCCGCACCCCGCCCTGGGCCGAGGACGAGACCGTCAAGAACGCCATGCAGCAGGCCGCCCGCGCCCAGATTGCCGGCATGCTGAAACAGGCCGACGACCAGCTGGCCAACCACGCCTGGCTGGGCGGCGAGGAAATCTCCGTCGCCGACATCTACCTGTATGTCATCCTGCGCTGGGCCAACGGCCTGTCCGTGGACCTGAGCCAGATGAACCACCTGAGCGAGTTCCAGAAACGCGTGGCCGCCGACCCCGGCGTGCGCGAGATCTGCGCCCAGGAGGGGCTGCAGCCGTGA
- the ubiU gene encoding ubiquinone anaerobic biosynthesis protein UbiU, protein MRRIPELVCPAGNLPALKTAVDNGADTVYMGLKDATNARNFPGLNFDMKSAQEGVAYAHARGRQVLMAINTFAQAGEVKRWHAAVDTAVLLGADAIIVADPAIMAYARDRHPDLRLHMSVQGSATNYEAINLMKELFGIRRAVLPRVLTLSQVKHVIENTDVEIEVFGFGSLCVMVEGRCILSSYATGESPNMQGVCSPAKAVRWEQLPDRMDVRLNHVLIDRYNPQEPAGYPTLCKGRFEVNDATYYALEEPTSLNVLEMLPDLIGIGVAAIKVEGRQRSPTYTAQVTHTLRKALDAAAADPSHFRVDPIWNKTLGKVSEGHQTTLGAYNRPWK, encoded by the coding sequence ATGCGAAGGATTCCGGAACTGGTATGCCCTGCGGGCAACCTGCCTGCCCTGAAGACGGCGGTGGACAATGGCGCAGACACGGTCTACATGGGGCTGAAGGACGCCACCAACGCGCGCAATTTCCCGGGGCTCAATTTCGACATGAAATCCGCCCAGGAAGGCGTGGCCTATGCCCATGCGCGCGGTCGCCAGGTGCTCATGGCCATCAACACCTTTGCGCAGGCAGGTGAAGTGAAGCGCTGGCATGCTGCGGTCGATACCGCCGTGCTGCTGGGCGCCGACGCCATCATCGTGGCGGATCCGGCCATCATGGCCTATGCCCGTGATCGCCACCCTGACCTGCGGCTGCACATGTCGGTACAGGGGTCGGCCACCAATTACGAGGCCATCAACCTCATGAAGGAGCTGTTCGGCATCCGTCGCGCCGTGCTGCCCCGCGTGCTCACCCTCAGCCAGGTCAAGCACGTCATCGAAAACACCGACGTGGAAATCGAGGTGTTCGGCTTTGGCAGCCTGTGCGTGATGGTGGAAGGCCGCTGCATCCTGTCCAGCTACGCCACGGGCGAATCGCCCAACATGCAAGGCGTGTGCTCGCCCGCCAAGGCCGTGCGGTGGGAACAGCTGCCCGACCGCATGGACGTGCGGCTCAACCACGTCCTCATTGACCGCTACAACCCGCAGGAACCGGCTGGCTACCCCACGCTGTGCAAGGGCCGCTTCGAGGTGAACGACGCCACGTATTACGCGCTGGAAGAGCCCACCAGCCTGAACGTGCTGGAAATGCTGCCGGATCTCATCGGCATCGGCGTGGCCGCCATCAAGGTGGAGGGCCGCCAGCGCAGCCCCACCTACACCGCCCAGGTCACCCACACCCTACGCAAGGCGCTGGATGCTGCCGCGGCCGACCCGTCGCACTTCCGAGTCGATCCGATCTGGAACAAAACCCTGGGCAAGGTATCCGAAGGACACCAGACCACCCTGGGCGCCTACAACCGGCCGTGGAAATGA
- a CDS encoding TonB-dependent receptor domain-containing protein — protein MKLRSHCVSLGLKAVPLALISTFAHAQSAAPTETQLQTIYAIEKAASSTEKVNFKALEESTANEMKEVLSAEPSINFGGGNGTSQWVTIRGMGQDQIDIKVDNTYSDTQMFHHNGRFLLDPALIKDIEVQKGTGSASAGIGATSGAIVARTASAKDLLRPGQTLGFKVNGGFSSNKGRGAGVAAYGQFGALDALVNANWTKEENYKSGGSAKREVQNSALGQRGLLAKFGYALDEQNRIELSHRQEKTHGVRALREEFDFSQDNNEANNAPRYRIYTQDTTRLAYTGRGLGPVDKIETDVYRMSAEMKNFPRAGSGTLLLGASEVETQGANINLDSYLFNEHILKYGVNLRRQEAKPGSRLSTNGTAVDTVNERKTDYGVYAEGIWNLHPVTLTTGLRYDHFKMRTSGRSEVSDGQINPSIAAIYDLNEQVSFNAGLSYATRSPRLYEAMLAGGRRVIADNNLEAERARTLEAGVTYTPSQALRLAATVFHQNTRNHQDYQCINAAGTPCQGRQAASYYRLFNSGTLKNHGYELSAAYAFGHWTTRAGVAYSKPKLDGEVADSTSTAIPIGRTWTTGLAYQLENPNVEVGWRGRFVQSAGYIPSSRGSSATPELVRRSGYGVNDLYANWKPFGTDDLNVNFAVNNLFNKYYKSHSQRSGVSSLPEPGRDVRLNVSYRF, from the coding sequence ATGAAACTCCGTTCACACTGCGTCTCTCTCGGCCTGAAGGCCGTGCCGCTGGCGCTCATCAGCACCTTTGCGCACGCCCAGTCCGCCGCCCCCACCGAAACCCAGCTCCAGACCATCTACGCCATCGAAAAGGCGGCCTCCTCCACCGAGAAGGTCAACTTCAAGGCGCTGGAAGAAAGCACCGCCAATGAAATGAAGGAAGTGCTCTCGGCCGAGCCTTCCATCAACTTCGGCGGCGGCAACGGCACCTCGCAGTGGGTCACCATTCGCGGCATGGGTCAGGACCAGATCGACATCAAGGTCGACAACACCTATTCCGACACGCAGATGTTCCACCATAACGGCCGCTTCCTGCTGGATCCGGCCCTCATCAAGGACATCGAAGTGCAGAAAGGCACCGGCTCGGCCTCGGCCGGCATTGGTGCCACCAGCGGCGCCATCGTGGCCCGCACCGCCTCGGCCAAGGACCTGCTGCGTCCCGGCCAGACCCTGGGCTTCAAGGTCAACGGCGGCTTCAGCAGCAACAAGGGCCGCGGTGCCGGCGTGGCCGCCTATGGCCAGTTCGGCGCACTGGATGCCCTCGTCAACGCCAACTGGACGAAGGAAGAGAACTACAAGTCCGGCGGCAGCGCCAAGCGCGAAGTGCAGAACAGCGCCCTGGGGCAGCGTGGCCTGCTGGCCAAGTTCGGCTATGCGCTGGACGAGCAGAACCGCATCGAACTGAGCCACCGCCAGGAAAAGACCCACGGCGTGCGCGCCCTGCGCGAAGAGTTCGACTTCTCGCAGGACAACAACGAGGCCAACAACGCCCCGCGCTACCGCATCTACACCCAGGACACCACCCGACTGGCCTACACCGGTCGCGGCCTGGGCCCGGTGGACAAGATCGAGACCGATGTCTACCGGATGAGCGCCGAAATGAAGAACTTCCCGCGAGCCGGCTCCGGTACCCTGCTGCTTGGCGCCAGTGAAGTGGAAACCCAGGGCGCCAACATCAACCTGGACAGCTACCTGTTCAACGAGCACATCCTGAAATACGGCGTGAACCTGCGCCGTCAGGAAGCCAAGCCCGGCTCCCGCCTGTCCACCAACGGCACGGCCGTCGACACCGTCAACGAGCGCAAGACCGACTACGGCGTCTATGCCGAAGGCATCTGGAACCTGCACCCCGTCACCCTCACCACCGGCCTGCGCTACGACCACTTCAAGATGCGCACCTCCGGCCGCAGCGAAGTCTCCGACGGACAGATCAACCCCAGCATTGCCGCCATCTATGACCTGAACGAACAGGTGTCGTTCAACGCCGGCCTGTCCTACGCCACCCGCAGCCCGCGCCTGTACGAAGCCATGCTGGCCGGCGGTCGCCGCGTCATTGCCGACAACAACCTGGAAGCCGAACGCGCCCGCACCCTGGAAGCCGGCGTCACCTACACGCCCTCCCAGGCCCTGCGCCTGGCCGCCACCGTGTTCCACCAGAACACCAGGAACCACCAGGACTACCAGTGCATCAACGCGGCCGGCACCCCCTGCCAGGGTCGCCAGGCTGCCTCGTACTATCGCCTCTTCAACAGCGGCACGCTGAAGAACCACGGCTACGAACTGAGCGCCGCCTACGCCTTCGGCCACTGGACCACCCGCGCCGGCGTGGCCTACAGCAAGCCCAAGCTGGACGGCGAAGTGGCCGACTCGACCAGCACCGCCATCCCCATCGGCCGTACCTGGACCACCGGCCTGGCCTACCAGCTGGAGAACCCAAACGTGGAAGTGGGCTGGCGCGGCCGCTTCGTGCAGAGCGCCGGCTACATCCCCAGCTCGCGCGGCTCATCCGCCACGCCCGAACTGGTTCGCCGCAGCGGCTACGGCGTCAACGACCTGTACGCCAACTGGAAACCCTTCGGCACCGACGACCTGAACGTCAACTTCGCGGTCAACAACCTGTTCAACAAGTACTACAAGAGCCACAGCCAGCGCTCCGGCGTCTCCAGCCTGCCGGAACCCGGACGTGATGTCCGGCTGAATGTCAGCTATCGGTTCTGA
- a CDS encoding solute carrier family 23 protein, translating into MASPDSQTPAADTPVRAFHWTLKTQGVIAPDERLPWPQMVAMGLQHVVAMFGATVLAPLLMGFDPNIAILMSGVGTLLFFLVVRGRVPSYLGSSFAFISVVIAATGYAGVGPNGNLPVALGGIIACGVVYVLIGLLVNAVGTRWIERLMPPVVTGAVVAVIGLNLAPVVVKGVSANEFDRWMALLTALSVGLVAVFARGAIQKLLILVGLLSAYVLYWLLTNVLGLGTPIDFGPVVQAPWIGLPRFTAPAFSSEAILLIAPVALVLVAENLGHIKAVSAMTGRNLDASIGRAFIGDGVATIVSGGIGGTGVTTYGENIGVMAVTRVYSTLVFVIAALAAICLGFSPKFGAAISTIPTAVLGGVSIVVFGLITIAGARFWVENRVDFSQNGNLIVAAVTMILGAGDFTLQFGDFKLGGIGTATFGAIILNALLNRTREQ; encoded by the coding sequence ATGGCTTCCCCCGATTCCCAAACTCCCGCCGCCGACACCCCGGTGCGCGCCTTCCACTGGACGCTGAAGACCCAGGGGGTGATTGCCCCTGATGAGCGCCTGCCCTGGCCCCAGATGGTGGCCATGGGCCTTCAGCACGTGGTGGCCATGTTTGGCGCCACGGTGCTGGCGCCACTGCTGATGGGCTTTGACCCGAACATCGCCATCCTGATGTCGGGCGTGGGCACGCTGCTGTTCTTCCTGGTGGTGCGCGGCCGGGTGCCCAGCTACCTGGGCTCCAGCTTTGCGTTCATCAGTGTGGTGATTGCTGCCACCGGCTATGCGGGCGTGGGGCCCAATGGCAACCTGCCGGTAGCGCTGGGCGGCATCATCGCCTGCGGCGTGGTCTATGTGCTGATCGGGCTGCTGGTCAATGCGGTGGGCACGCGCTGGATCGAGCGGCTGATGCCGCCGGTGGTGACGGGCGCGGTGGTGGCCGTCATCGGCCTGAACCTGGCGCCGGTGGTGGTCAAGGGCGTGAGCGCCAACGAGTTCGACCGCTGGATGGCGCTGCTCACGGCGCTGAGCGTGGGCCTGGTGGCGGTGTTCGCCCGCGGTGCCATCCAGAAGCTGCTGATTCTGGTCGGGCTGCTGTCGGCCTATGTGCTGTACTGGCTGCTGACCAATGTGCTGGGGCTGGGCACGCCGATCGATTTCGGGCCGGTGGTGCAGGCGCCGTGGATCGGGCTGCCGCGCTTCACGGCACCGGCGTTTTCCAGTGAAGCGATTCTGCTGATCGCGCCGGTGGCACTGGTGCTGGTGGCCGAGAACCTGGGCCACATCAAGGCCGTGTCGGCGATGACCGGCCGCAATCTGGATGCCTCGATCGGCCGGGCCTTCATCGGTGACGGGGTGGCCACCATCGTGTCGGGCGGCATTGGCGGCACGGGCGTGACCACCTATGGCGAGAACATCGGCGTGATGGCGGTGACGCGCGTCTACTCGACGCTGGTGTTCGTGATCGCCGCGCTGGCCGCCATCTGCCTGGGCTTTTCGCCGAAGTTCGGGGCGGCCATCTCGACCATTCCGACGGCGGTGCTAGGCGGGGTATCGATCGTGGTGTTCGGGCTGATCACCATTGCCGGCGCCCGCTTCTGGGTGGAGAACCGGGTGGATTTCAGCCAGAACGGCAACCTGATCGTGGCGGCGGTGACGATGATTCTGGGCGCCGGCGACTTCACGCTGCAGTTCGGCGATTTCAAGCTGGGCGGCATCGGCACCGCCACCTTCGGGGCCATCATCCTGAACGCGCTGCTGAACCGCACGCGGGAGCAGTGA